The following is a genomic window from Syntrophaceae bacterium.
ACAGGGACGTCTTGCCGAGTTTCGCCCCCCAGTAAGGGCCCAGGCAGCAGTGAGACGACCCCGTCACCGGGTCCTCGTCGACGCCCACGGCTGGGGCAAAGAAGCGCGAGACGAAATCGAAGCCCGGCGATTGACTGCGGCTCGTGACGATGACTCCCCGCATGTTCACGCTCTTCAGGCGGGTCATGTCGGGGGCGAGTCCCCGGACGATTTGCTCTCCGGCCACCTCGACGAGATAGTCGAAGCGGTTGCGGCCCGTGTAGACAGGGGTCACCCCCAGGGCCTCGAGCAGTCCGGGCGGGGCATCGGCCGGTTTCTCGGGTTCCGCCGGGAAGTCCATCTCGATCCACTCACCCCGCTTGAGTGCGGACAGGGCGCCGCTCCGGGTGTGAAACCGCGCCTCTTCGGATGCCGCCAGTTCCCCGGTCTCCCAGAGAATGTGGGCGCTCGCGAGGGTTGCGTGACCGCAGAGATCGACCTCGACGGCAGGCGTGAACCAGCGCAGGGTGTAGCTGCCGTCGGCCCTTCTCTCGAGAAAGGCCGTCTCCGAGAGGTTCATTTCCCGGGCCACGTCCTGGCGCCATCCGTCGTCTCGGGGCTCCTTCAACATGCACACGGCCGCCGGGTTGCCCCTGAACGGACGATCCGTGAAGGCATCGACGACATAAATTCTCTGACTCATCGCTTGCACACCTCTCCGACCGCCCGAGTCAGGGCCTCCTGGGTCACTTGGCGGGATCGGGCTTCAGGAGGACCGTCTTGATATTATTGGCCTCGTTGGCCTCCTCGACCTGCTCCGTGATGTCGAGCCAGACCCGGACCGCCGTGGGTTCCGTGATCCGGATGGGGCTCGTGTACGAGATCGTCCCGCCCGGGGCGCGCAGGACCCGGTCCGTGTCCGCAGCCCAGAAGGTCGCATAGTCCACGAACTGCACGCCGATCATGATCACGAAACAGGCGGCGAAGGATTCCGTCGACCGGTAGGCGGTGTCGGGAAGGGGCCCCGGCCCCGCGTTGCGGATCTGCACGACGATGTTCCCCGACGGGTTGAGCGTGATGCTGTCGACGACCAGGTCCGGCTTCAGGGCCGTCGCCTGGGCCCGAGCCGGCGCGGCCGTGGCCAGCAGTGCCCAGAGGGCGGCCAGCGTGATGACGAATCGATTCAGGCGTCTCATGGTTACCTCCCAATGTTCGTGATGCAGTCTCTTGTCCGTCCGCCCGGGCCGTCACATCAGATAGCTGTGCAGGCTGTCCAGGTAATTCACGCCGAGGTAGGTGAAGAGCACCGACGCAAAGCCCGCGATGGCCATGATCGCGATGCGCTTGCCCCTCCAGCCGCGGACGAGACGGGCGTGGAGCAGGGCGGCGTAGATGAGCCAAGTGATGAGGGACCAGGTCTCCTTCGGGTCCCAGCTCCAGTACGACCCCCATGCGGAATGGGCCCAGACCGAGCCCGTGATGATCCCCAGGGACAGGAAGATGAAGCCCATGATGACACTGTGGTAGATCAGCTCCTCGATGGCCCCTTCGTCCGGGAAATGCCCCCCGCCACCTTTGGATGGGTTCCCCGTGCCCGAGACGATCCGGCGGGCAAAGAACAGGATGCCCAGCCCGAAGGCGATCGTGAAGGCCCCGTACCCCATGAAGCAGGTCACCACGTGGCTCGTCAGCCAGTTGCTCTGCAGGGCGGGGATGAGCGGCTGGATCCGGGTCGCCTCGTCGGGGGACAGCGAGGCGTAGGCCATCGAGAGAAAGGCGACGGGTGTCACGAAGGGGCCGATGACCCGGTTCTTGATCCTCCACTCCGTGATGAGGTACAGGAGCATGATCGACCAGGAAAAGAAGATCATCGACTCGTAGAAATTGGCCAGCGGGGCATGCCCGAGGCCCATCCGGTGCGACTCCCACCACCGCACGGCGATGCCGGCCGTGTGCAGGGCGAGCCCGACAAGGGATGTCCCCGTGGCGAGCTTCCCCCAGTATTCGTCATCCCGCAGTAGGCGGATCAGGTAAAAGGCCATGGCGACGAGATAGACCATCGTCGCCCAGCCGAGCATTTTCGTGTTCATGGCGTCTCACCCCTGTAGAGCCGGACAGCCCGCCCGATCTCACGATCGAGCCTCACGGGGTCCCTGTTGCATCGCCCGGCGATGGAGATGCGCGCCTTGCCGTCACTGCGGTCCACGCGGACGAAGACCTGGCGGTGGGAGGAAAAGAAGGTCAGGAGAAACCCGGCCACCAGGACGAACGCCCCCGCACCGACGATCGGGACCCCGGGGTCCCGGTTGACCTTGAGCCCCGTGTAGAAGGCTGTCTCGATCCCTTCGAGCGCGAAGCGGTAGGGCCTGTAGAGGGCCGGGTTGAACTGGGGCACCTGTTTCGTGATGCCTGGGTTGTGCTCCTCGATCGCATCGATGAACTGGAAGACCCAGAAGGCAAGGGCCTTGTCGCCCGCCGTGATGCCGATCTTGACCGCCGGCCCCATCCGCATGAGGTTCCCCTCGATGCGCAGGATTTCCGCCTGGGCTTTCCCCCCGTCGATGGCGAATCGCTCCCCCTGCCGCAGCCGTTTGACCGCCCTCTGCCCCTTCCCCTCGACCGCGAGAACGGCCTCGCCGGGGATGGCGCCATAGGTGGACTGGTAGAACCGGATCCCCTCGAACTCGAGCGGGTGGTTGACCATCAGGGAGCCCCGCGCCCTTACCTCTCCGCCCTTCACGAAGGACAGGTCGGAGCGGTAGAGCTTGGGCATTCCGCTGTCGTAGAACTCGACGGTGAAGTCGTCGCAGCGGACGTCGAACCCCAGCTTCATCGTTCCCTTTCCGCCCCGCAGCTCGATGGCGTCGGCCGAGCCGCCTGCGGGGATGTTGACGTGCCCCTCGAAACCGAAAATGGAACCGATCACGGCGCCGAGGACGATGATGAGAACGCCGGCGTGGATCACGTAGACCCCGAAGTAGGACCATGCGCCCCGGTGCGCCGAGAGCCAGACGGTACCGCCGTGCGTCTTGCGCTCGACGGAGCCGATGGATTTTTCCAGGGCCTGCCCCATCCGGTCCGCCGCGTCCTCGACGCTGCCCTCCGCCGCGAGGACGCGCCCCGGCGGCAGGTTCTCGTAGAGGCCCGGCCGGTCTGGCTCGGGACGTCTCCGGTAGAGCCGCAGCGAAGCGGGCAGCCTGTTCAGGGAGCAGATGACGAGGTTGGCCATGAGCAGCCCCATGAGGAGGAGAAACCACGGCGAGCGGTACAGGTCGGTCACCTGCAGGGCCTTGACGATCGCCGCCAGGGCCGGCGGCAGCTTCTGGAGGCTCTCGCCTGCCGCATCCTGCTGCGGGACCACGGTCCCGACGACGGCCGCGAGAGCGATGAGGATGAGAAGGGCTATCGTGAGTCTGACCGACGAGAAGAACGACCAGACCGGGTTTTTCGATTTCGTTTTTTCTTCCTGCAAAAAATATCTCCGCGCTGCTGTATTTTCCCCGCTCTTCTTCGATTCCGCTCTTCGTGCGCGGAGAGGACGAGCCTCTCTGGCAGCTGGGCCCTTTTGGATGCCCGGACCTGGACTAGGAGGCCGGCCCCTTCCCGTCCAGCAGCTCCTTCAGCTCCGAGCCCTCGATCTTCTCCCTCTGGAGCAGGAGCTTCGCCCCCTGGTCGAGGACGGCCCTCCTGCTGGTGAGAATGCTTTTCGCAACCGTGTACTGGGCTTCGATAATCGCACGGATTTCGCGGTCGATGAGTTCAGCCGTCGCTTCGCTGTAGTCGCCGCCCTCGGGGGCCATGGTGTCGAGAAAGGCCGCGCGTTTCTCGCGGGCGAAGTAGACCTGCCCCACCTCGGGGCTCATGCCGTACTCCTTGACCATGCTGCGCGCGATGTCCGTGGCGCGGGCCAGGTCGTTGTGCGCCCCCGTGGAGATGTCGCCGTAGACGATCTCCTCTGAGGCACGCCCCCCGAGAAGCGTGGCGATCCGGTTCAGGAGCTCCGTCTTCTTCATGAGGAACCGGTCCTCCGTGGGGGCCTGCATCGTGTACCCCAGGGCGGCGATGCCGCGGGGGATGATCGAGATCTTCTGGACCGGGTCCGTGCCCGGAAGCGACAGGGCGACGATGGCGTGACCGAGTTCGTGGTAGGCCACGATCTCCCGCTCCTGGGGGTTGATGAGGCGGTTCTTCTTCTCGAGGCCGGCCACGACCCGTTCGATGGCCTCCACGAACTCCGCCATGCCGACTTCCTGCTTGTCGTGCCGCACGGCGAGCAGTGCGGCCTCGTTGACGAGATTGGCCAGGTCGGCACCCACCATGCCCGGCGTCATGCCCGCGATCTTCTCGATATCGACGTCGGCACCGAGCTTGACGTTGCGGATGTGCACCCTCAGGATTTCCTCCCTGCCCTTCTTGTCCGGGCGGTCGACGAGCACGTGCCTGTCGAACCGCCCCGCCCGGAGCAGGGCCGGGTCGAGGATCTCGGGCCGGTTCGTCGCGGCCATGAGGATGACCCCTGTGTTGGAGTCGAAGCCGTCCATCTCGGTCAGCAGCTGGTTCAGCGTCTGCTCACGCTCGTCGTGGCCGCCGCCCGGCATGGCGAACCCGCGGGCCTTTCCCAGGGCGTCGAGTTCGTCGATGAAGATGATGCAGGGGGCCTTCTGCTTGGCCTGCTCGAAGAGGTCTCGCACCCGCGCCGCGCCGAGGCCGACGAACATCTCGACGAACTCGGAGCCGCTCAGGCTGAAGAAGGGCACGCCGCTCTCGCCCGCCACGGCCTTGGCAAGCAGGGTCTTGCCCGTCCCCGGGGGCCCCACGAGGAGGATGCCCTTCGGGATGCGGCCGCCGAGCCCCGTGAACTTCTTCGGGTTCTTGAGGAATTCGATGACCTCCTGCAGCTCCTGCTTGGCCTCGTCGACGCCCGCGACGTCCTTGAAGGTGATCTTTATCTCGTTCTCCATGTAGATCTTGGCCTTGCTCTTGCCCAGCGTCATGAAGCCCGCCTGCTGTCCGCCTATGCGCTTCATGAGGAGGTACCAGATGCCGAAAAAGATCATGATGGGAAACACCCAGGAAAACAGGTCCCGCAGGAACGTGCTCTCCACCTCCCCCTTGAACGTCACCTGGTACTTGTCGAGCAGTTCCGATAGGTCCTGGTCCACCCGGTTGGTCCGGAAAGCCTGCGTTTCGCCGGGCTTGCCCTCCACCTTCATCTTGCCCTCGATGCGGTTGGCCGAGATGGCCACCTCGGTGATCTTCCCCTCCTTGAGCAGTTTGAGGAACTGGCTGTAGGGGATCACCTGTGCACTCATCATGGCGGCCAGGTAGCTCTGGATGAGCAGCACGGCCCACACCGCCAGGAGGACGTAGAACAGGGAAAACTTGTGTTCCTTTTTCATGGCCCTGACTCTCTCCGAGACCCGCTGGATGTTTTCCGAACCCGAAATCCCGCACGCGGGGCATCCGGCCGACGACCCCGCATAAAATAGCAATTCATGCAGGTCCTGTAAATCGACATTTTGCGAACTCAAGAAAACACCCGGCGCTTCCGCGCCGGGTGCGGCCGGACGGGCCCCGTCTTCCGGCATCTCGGATAGGGACTGTCCTCTATTCTTTTCGCGCTGTGTCCCTTGCGGCTTGCCGCCTGCGGCTTTTTTTTTACGGGAGCCTCGCCTGGTACTCCTTCAGCAACCCCTCGATCCTGTTCTCCAGCTCCACGAACACATCCCTGAGCCGCTTCGCCTCCGCCGTCAGTCTCATGCCCTGCCGGTTGTCCGTCAGCTCCACGAGGCGGATGCCGAGGCGGTCCTCGGAAGCCCTCAGACGGCCCCACGCCGCACGGTAGGACATTTTCATCTTCTTCGCCGCGGCGCTGAGGCTCCGGCATTCCTCGATCGCCTCCAAGAGCTCGAAGCGGCCCGGCCCGAAGATGACGCGATCGTTTTCTTCGAGCCACAGCTTGTGCCTGATTTTCATGTCCGCCCCTCTCGGCCCCGTGGCGGCATGCACCCGGGCGCCATGGAATCGCGAGCTATTCTGCACGAGAGAACCGTTTATGTCAAACATGGCATAATATATTAAAATACTTAGACATAATCGACGGATAACCTTTGACTTCGCCTCCGGGGTGGAATTATAGTGCTGCCATCGGCGTTCCCCTAATCGCTCGCCGACCGCATGCCGGTTCTTTGTGATTCCGCTCTGCCCCGTCAAAACGCAAGAACTCGTCCCGAGGCGATG
Proteins encoded in this region:
- a CDS encoding PhzF family phenazine biosynthesis protein, which produces MSQRIYVVDAFTDRPFRGNPAAVCMLKEPRDDGWRQDVAREMNLSETAFLERRADGSYTLRWFTPAVEVDLCGHATLASAHILWETGELAASEEARFHTRSGALSALKRGEWIEMDFPAEPEKPADAPPGLLEALGVTPVYTGRNRFDYLVEVAGEQIVRGLAPDMTRLKSVNMRGVIVTSRSQSPGFDFVSRFFAPAVGVDEDPVTGSSHCCLGPYWGAKLGKTSLSAFQASARGGILRVGLRGDRVLIGGQAVTVLRAEWVR
- a CDS encoding cytochrome c biogenesis protein ResB; protein product: MQEEKTKSKNPVWSFFSSVRLTIALLILIALAAVVGTVVPQQDAAGESLQKLPPALAAIVKALQVTDLYRSPWFLLLMGLLMANLVICSLNRLPASLRLYRRRPEPDRPGLYENLPPGRVLAAEGSVEDAADRMGQALEKSIGSVERKTHGGTVWLSAHRGAWSYFGVYVIHAGVLIIVLGAVIGSIFGFEGHVNIPAGGSADAIELRGGKGTMKLGFDVRCDDFTVEFYDSGMPKLYRSDLSFVKGGEVRARGSLMVNHPLEFEGIRFYQSTYGAIPGEAVLAVEGKGQRAVKRLRQGERFAIDGGKAQAEILRIEGNLMRMGPAVKIGITAGDKALAFWVFQFIDAIEEHNPGITKQVPQFNPALYRPYRFALEGIETAFYTGLKVNRDPGVPIVGAGAFVLVAGFLLTFFSSHRQVFVRVDRSDGKARISIAGRCNRDPVRLDREIGRAVRLYRGETP
- the ccsB gene encoding c-type cytochrome biogenesis protein CcsB; amino-acid sequence: MNTKMLGWATMVYLVAMAFYLIRLLRDDEYWGKLATGTSLVGLALHTAGIAVRWWESHRMGLGHAPLANFYESMIFFSWSIMLLYLITEWRIKNRVIGPFVTPVAFLSMAYASLSPDEATRIQPLIPALQSNWLTSHVVTCFMGYGAFTIAFGLGILFFARRIVSGTGNPSKGGGGHFPDEGAIEELIYHSVIMGFIFLSLGIITGSVWAHSAWGSYWSWDPKETWSLITWLIYAALLHARLVRGWRGKRIAIMAIAGFASVLFTYLGVNYLDSLHSYLM
- a CDS encoding LysR family transcriptional regulator, whose protein sequence is MKIRHKLWLEENDRVIFGPGRFELLEAIEECRSLSAAAKKMKMSYRAAWGRLRASEDRLGIRLVELTDNRQGMRLTAEAKRLRDVFVELENRIEGLLKEYQARLP
- a CDS encoding ATP-dependent metallopeptidase FtsH/Yme1/Tma family protein, with the translated sequence MKKEHKFSLFYVLLAVWAVLLIQSYLAAMMSAQVIPYSQFLKLLKEGKITEVAISANRIEGKMKVEGKPGETQAFRTNRVDQDLSELLDKYQVTFKGEVESTFLRDLFSWVFPIMIFFGIWYLLMKRIGGQQAGFMTLGKSKAKIYMENEIKITFKDVAGVDEAKQELQEVIEFLKNPKKFTGLGGRIPKGILLVGPPGTGKTLLAKAVAGESGVPFFSLSGSEFVEMFVGLGAARVRDLFEQAKQKAPCIIFIDELDALGKARGFAMPGGGHDEREQTLNQLLTEMDGFDSNTGVILMAATNRPEILDPALLRAGRFDRHVLVDRPDKKGREEILRVHIRNVKLGADVDIEKIAGMTPGMVGADLANLVNEAALLAVRHDKQEVGMAEFVEAIERVVAGLEKKNRLINPQEREIVAYHELGHAIVALSLPGTDPVQKISIIPRGIAALGYTMQAPTEDRFLMKKTELLNRIATLLGGRASEEIVYGDISTGAHNDLARATDIARSMVKEYGMSPEVGQVYFAREKRAAFLDTMAPEGGDYSEATAELIDREIRAIIEAQYTVAKSILTSRRAVLDQGAKLLLQREKIEGSELKELLDGKGPAS